In the genome of Pseudarthrobacter sp. IC2-21, one region contains:
- a CDS encoding aminodeoxychorismate/anthranilate synthase component II — MTTTKILVVDNYDSFVYTLVGYLQELGAQTTVVRNDDVTLAEAIEMAESRDGVLISPGPGNPAEAGVCVDLIKWCGENNKPMFGVCLGHQALAEAYGGTVTHAPELMHGKTSLVEHNGTSVFAGLPSPVTATRYHSLAAVRETIPDVLEITAQTASGVIMGLQHRTAPLCGVQFHPESVLTEGGYQMLGNWLESLGMTGAAARAATLSPLIQH, encoded by the coding sequence ATGACTACAACCAAAATCCTCGTCGTCGATAATTACGACAGCTTCGTTTACACCCTGGTGGGCTACCTCCAGGAGCTCGGCGCCCAAACCACTGTTGTCCGCAATGACGACGTGACCCTCGCCGAGGCAATCGAGATGGCAGAAAGCCGGGACGGCGTGCTCATTTCTCCGGGCCCGGGCAACCCGGCCGAGGCAGGGGTCTGCGTCGATCTGATCAAATGGTGCGGTGAGAACAATAAGCCAATGTTCGGGGTGTGCCTGGGGCATCAGGCCCTCGCTGAAGCCTACGGCGGCACGGTGACCCACGCGCCGGAACTCATGCATGGCAAGACGTCACTCGTGGAGCACAACGGCACCAGCGTGTTCGCCGGACTCCCCTCGCCCGTCACGGCAACGCGTTACCACTCGCTTGCGGCCGTGCGTGAAACCATTCCCGACGTTCTCGAAATCACCGCCCAGACCGCTTCCGGCGTGATCATGGGCCTGCAGCACCGCACCGCACCCCTGTGCGGCGTGCAGTTCCACCCTGAGTCTGTCCTGACCGAGGGGGGCTACCAGATGCTGGGTAACTGGCTGGAGTCGCTGGGCATGACGGGTGCGGCAGCCCGTGCGGCCACCCTGAGTCCGCTGATCCAGCACTGA
- a CDS encoding peptidoglycan D,D-transpeptidase FtsI family protein — MNQAIRNSWVAAIALFALLFGAISYVQVIGADDLKANAWNNRAILQDYCNDRGAIIVGGNPVAESVPGSEQCGFQRTYPQPQLYAGLTGYFSQNYGATGLEQAMRDQLAGSSDQQFLDRIGQLFLGNQPKGASVELTVDPAIQKLAYDLIPDGQRGSIVVTNPKTGAILAMASKPSYDPNLIATQDPTAEAANINELLKVPGINLNQNVSGPTGELLAPGSVFKLVTTAAALNSGKYNKDSELPNPAQLPFPGISYTLPNYAGGNCYTRDTATFAFALQQSCNTPFASIALDLGRDAIAEQATKFGFGQDVGDQLKLAYAKGNGFPDNLDAPGLAQSVIGQKDIRVTPLQIAMMTAAIANNGVQMKPSLIKTLRSPDLRVIDEPKPEALRTSTSPEIAKQITEWMASAVSQGIAGGASVPGVQVAGKTGTAELGNGLNNSWFTGFAPANNPQVSVTIAMEGVDIATGAKLTSPNAKKIFEAVLNK, encoded by the coding sequence GTGAACCAGGCCATCAGGAACTCATGGGTTGCGGCCATCGCTTTGTTCGCGCTGCTTTTCGGCGCCATCAGCTACGTCCAGGTGATCGGCGCGGACGATCTGAAAGCGAATGCCTGGAACAACCGGGCCATCCTGCAGGACTACTGCAACGACCGGGGCGCCATCATTGTGGGCGGAAACCCCGTGGCTGAATCCGTGCCGGGCTCCGAACAGTGCGGGTTCCAGCGGACCTACCCCCAGCCGCAGCTCTACGCCGGCCTCACCGGCTACTTCTCGCAGAACTACGGTGCCACCGGGCTGGAGCAGGCCATGCGTGACCAGCTCGCCGGGAGCTCGGACCAGCAATTCCTGGACCGCATCGGCCAGCTCTTCCTGGGCAACCAGCCGAAAGGCGCCTCAGTGGAGCTGACGGTGGATCCTGCCATCCAGAAGCTCGCATACGACCTCATCCCGGACGGCCAGCGCGGCTCCATCGTGGTCACCAATCCCAAGACGGGCGCCATCCTCGCCATGGCCTCCAAACCGTCCTACGATCCCAACCTCATCGCAACCCAGGACCCCACTGCGGAAGCAGCCAACATCAACGAGCTGCTCAAGGTTCCCGGGATCAACCTGAACCAAAACGTCAGCGGTCCCACCGGTGAGCTGCTCGCGCCCGGCTCCGTGTTCAAACTCGTCACCACCGCCGCCGCCCTCAATTCCGGAAAATACAACAAGGACAGCGAGCTGCCCAACCCGGCGCAGCTGCCCTTCCCCGGCATCTCGTACACCCTGCCCAACTACGCCGGCGGCAACTGCTACACCCGGGACACCGCCACGTTTGCGTTCGCCCTGCAGCAGTCCTGCAACACCCCGTTCGCCAGCATTGCCCTGGATCTTGGCCGGGACGCCATCGCCGAACAGGCAACCAAGTTCGGCTTCGGCCAGGACGTGGGAGACCAGCTCAAACTCGCGTACGCCAAGGGCAATGGTTTCCCGGACAACCTGGACGCGCCCGGACTCGCTCAGTCGGTCATCGGCCAGAAGGACATTCGCGTCACCCCGCTGCAGATCGCCATGATGACCGCGGCCATCGCCAACAACGGCGTGCAGATGAAACCCAGCCTGATCAAGACGCTGCGGTCCCCGGATCTACGGGTCATTGACGAACCCAAACCCGAGGCGCTCCGCACGTCCACCAGCCCGGAAATCGCCAAACAGATCACTGAATGGATGGCCAGCGCGGTGAGCCAGGGCATCGCCGGCGGCGCGAGCGTCCCCGGCGTCCAGGTGGCAGGCAAGACCGGAACCGCTGAGCTGGGCAACGGCCTGAACAACTCCTGGTTCACCGGTTTTGCCCCGGCGAACAACCCGCAGGTGAGTGTCACCATCGCCATGGAGGGCGTGGACATCGCCACCGGCGCAAAGCTAACCAGTCCGAATGCGAAGAAGATTTTTGAGGCGGTGTTGAATAAGTGA
- a CDS encoding class E sortase — protein MVVQERARRAAVRPARVRPGRGILRGTVQVVGELLITAGLVLLLFVGWQLWWTNVESDARQSAVIKEFAQELGTSAPAAPSGDSAAAPAAPVDYGDPVVGTAPGHAGTIGIMYIPRFGNNYTRPIVQGTTGDVLDTLGLGHYNNTAMPGAVGNFAVAGHRQTHGAVLDNIHTLVPGDRIYVQTKDGYYVYVFRNNQIVMPSRTDVLEPVPTRPGVTPTESYLTMTSCNPRFGAEERIIAYALLDSWRPASAGPPAEIAAQVAAAVGGG, from the coding sequence GTGGTAGTGCAGGAGAGGGCGAGGCGCGCTGCCGTGCGGCCCGCCCGTGTACGCCCTGGCCGTGGCATCCTGCGCGGCACCGTGCAGGTAGTTGGTGAGCTCCTGATCACCGCCGGCCTGGTCCTGTTGCTCTTCGTGGGTTGGCAGCTGTGGTGGACCAACGTGGAGTCCGACGCCAGGCAGAGCGCCGTAATCAAGGAATTCGCCCAGGAGCTGGGCACTTCGGCACCGGCGGCCCCTTCCGGGGATAGTGCGGCAGCGCCGGCAGCCCCGGTTGATTACGGTGACCCCGTTGTAGGTACAGCACCAGGGCATGCCGGCACCATCGGCATCATGTACATTCCCCGGTTCGGCAACAACTACACCCGCCCCATTGTGCAGGGCACCACCGGCGATGTCCTGGACACCCTGGGCCTGGGCCATTACAACAATACGGCCATGCCCGGCGCGGTGGGCAACTTCGCGGTGGCAGGGCACCGGCAGACCCACGGGGCTGTGCTGGACAACATTCATACCCTTGTTCCAGGGGACAGGATCTATGTGCAGACCAAGGACGGATACTACGTCTACGTCTTCCGGAACAACCAGATCGTGATGCCGTCGCGCACCGATGTCCTGGAGCCGGTGCCCACCCGGCCTGGCGTGACCCCCACCGAAAGCTACCTCACCATGACCAGCTGCAACCCGCGCTTCGGCGCCGAGGAACGCATCATCGCCTATGCCCTGCTGGACAGTTGGCGCCCTGCCAGTGCCGGACCGCCCGCAGAAATCGCAGCCCAGGTGGCGGCGGCAGTGGGAGGTGGCTAA
- a CDS encoding DNA-3-methyladenine glycosylase I has translation MIPAEGAAARGDGTIIGDDGRARPPWASVDPLLREYYDTEWGLPVRDEQGLYERISLEGFQAGLSWATILRKRPAFRSAFHGFHPDTVAAYTDADVERLMQDAGIVRNRLKIRAAITNARATVSLRERGGLVDFVWQFQPAATPEPASHADIPTQSAESVALSKALRKEGFSFVGPTTMYALMEAIGMVDTHLMASHRRGSSGVWPA, from the coding sequence ATGATCCCCGCTGAAGGCGCTGCCGCCCGCGGAGACGGCACCATCATTGGCGACGACGGACGTGCCCGCCCGCCGTGGGCTTCCGTCGATCCGCTCCTGCGGGAGTACTACGACACCGAGTGGGGCCTGCCGGTCCGTGACGAGCAAGGCCTGTACGAGCGCATCAGCCTGGAGGGCTTCCAGGCCGGCCTGTCCTGGGCAACCATCCTCCGCAAGCGTCCGGCCTTCCGGAGCGCCTTTCACGGATTCCATCCGGATACGGTCGCCGCGTATACCGACGCCGACGTTGAGCGTCTGATGCAGGACGCCGGCATTGTCCGCAACCGGCTCAAGATCCGGGCCGCCATCACCAACGCCCGGGCCACCGTCTCGCTCAGGGAGCGGGGCGGCCTGGTTGATTTCGTCTGGCAGTTCCAGCCCGCGGCGACACCAGAGCCGGCGAGCCACGCGGATATCCCCACCCAGTCAGCGGAATCGGTGGCCTTGTCCAAGGCTCTGCGCAAGGAAGGGTTCTCGTTTGTCGGCCCTACCACCATGTATGCGCTCATGGAGGCCATCGGCATGGTGGACACCCATTTGATGGCCAGCCACCGCCGCGGGTCCTCAGGGGTCTGGCCCGCCTGA
- a CDS encoding carboxymuconolactone decarboxylase family protein: MSATTTQHIFLDKQHPVVWRALNGLGLKVREAAEAAGIDRRTIELLYVRTSQINGCAYCLDMHVGDAVKAGETPQRLAVLPAWRDTALFTAKERAALALTECITELPDHRSREHEEAYAREHLSADEFSAVSWLAITINAFNRVSITSHHPVRRER; encoded by the coding sequence ATGAGCGCCACGACCACCCAGCACATCTTTCTCGACAAGCAGCATCCAGTTGTTTGGCGTGCCCTGAACGGGCTGGGCCTGAAGGTGCGGGAGGCTGCGGAAGCGGCGGGAATCGACCGGAGGACCATTGAACTGCTCTACGTGCGTACCTCCCAGATCAACGGCTGCGCCTACTGCCTGGACATGCATGTGGGCGATGCGGTGAAGGCCGGCGAGACCCCGCAGCGTCTGGCCGTTCTGCCGGCCTGGCGCGATACGGCCCTGTTCACAGCCAAGGAGCGCGCGGCACTGGCTCTGACGGAATGTATTACCGAGCTGCCGGATCACCGAAGCCGCGAGCATGAGGAGGCCTATGCGCGCGAACACCTCAGTGCCGACGAATTTTCCGCCGTGAGCTGGCTCGCCATCACCATCAACGCCTTCAACCGGGTTTCCATCACTAGTCATCATCCCGTCCGTCGGGAACGCTGA
- a CDS encoding FtsW/RodA/SpoVE family cell cycle protein has product MSQLSTIPKPRRNVELLLLALALAVGVGANMMVGVDKAKAFDSDFWFQSSLLAVAALAFHLVLRIRAKYADPVILPLVVALNGLGLAMIHRLDAPGDDTGNNQLRWTLIAMAVAIAVIWFLKDHRMLRRFTYISLAVSALLLILPLVPGISAGEILGARVWIRLGPMTFQPGEIAKITLAIFFAGYLSSNRDLILLAGRKIGPLQFPRFKDMGPMITAWLVSIGVLIFQRDLGSSVLFFGLFIVMIYVATSRISWVVIGVALLVGGGFVASKVFSHVGLRIDGWLNAFTEEVYGRQFGGSYQIVEGLFGMASGGLVGTGLGQGRPNLVPFANSDMIIASLGEELGLIGLFAVVMMYLLLFTRGFRAALGTRDAFGKLLACGLSFAVALQCFVVIGGVTRLIPLTGLTTPFLAAGGSSLLANWIIVGLLLMISHTARGPVDTTPLPPSDETAPDATNKPTEAVKPL; this is encoded by the coding sequence ATGAGCCAGCTCAGCACCATACCCAAGCCACGACGCAACGTGGAGCTGCTCCTTCTCGCCCTTGCCCTTGCCGTTGGCGTCGGCGCCAACATGATGGTGGGCGTGGACAAGGCGAAGGCCTTCGACTCCGATTTCTGGTTCCAGTCCAGCCTGCTGGCCGTGGCCGCACTGGCATTCCATCTGGTGCTGCGCATCCGCGCTAAGTATGCCGATCCGGTTATACTTCCGCTGGTGGTGGCCCTCAACGGTCTGGGCCTGGCCATGATCCACCGGCTGGATGCCCCGGGCGACGACACCGGCAACAACCAGCTGCGCTGGACCCTGATCGCCATGGCCGTGGCCATCGCAGTGATCTGGTTCCTCAAGGACCATCGCATGCTGCGCCGGTTCACCTACATTTCCCTCGCGGTGAGCGCCCTGTTGCTGATTCTGCCGCTGGTTCCGGGGATCTCGGCCGGGGAGATTCTCGGCGCCCGTGTCTGGATCAGGCTCGGCCCCATGACTTTCCAGCCCGGCGAGATCGCCAAGATCACGCTGGCTATATTCTTCGCGGGGTATCTTTCCTCCAACCGCGATCTGATCCTGCTGGCCGGCCGGAAAATCGGTCCCCTGCAGTTCCCCCGGTTCAAGGACATGGGCCCCATGATCACGGCCTGGCTGGTAAGCATCGGCGTGCTGATCTTCCAGCGCGACCTCGGCTCATCGGTGCTGTTCTTCGGCCTGTTCATCGTGATGATCTACGTGGCCACCAGCCGGATCAGCTGGGTGGTGATCGGCGTGGCGCTGCTCGTCGGCGGCGGCTTCGTGGCGTCCAAGGTCTTCTCGCACGTCGGCCTCAGGATCGACGGCTGGCTGAACGCCTTCACTGAAGAGGTGTACGGACGCCAGTTCGGCGGCAGCTACCAGATCGTCGAAGGCCTGTTCGGTATGGCCAGCGGCGGCCTGGTGGGTACGGGACTGGGCCAGGGCAGGCCGAACCTGGTTCCCTTCGCCAACAGCGACATGATCATCGCCTCGCTCGGCGAGGAACTGGGGCTGATCGGGCTCTTCGCCGTCGTCATGATGTATTTGCTCCTGTTCACGCGCGGGTTCCGGGCAGCCCTGGGCACCCGGGACGCGTTCGGAAAGCTGCTGGCGTGCGGGCTGTCCTTCGCGGTGGCGCTGCAGTGTTTCGTGGTCATCGGCGGCGTGACGCGCCTGATTCCGCTGACCGGGCTCACCACCCCGTTCCTTGCGGCCGGCGGGTCCTCGCTCCTGGCCAACTGGATCATTGTGGGCCTGCTGCTGATGATTTCCCATACGGCCCGCGGCCCCGTGGACACCACACCCCTGCCGCCGAGTGACGAAACAGCACCCGACGCCACCAACAAACCAACCGAGGCGGTGAAACCCCTGTGA
- a CDS encoding cell division protein CrgA, giving the protein MPESKSRRKTSSGSQPASASHANKPNAVWFKPVMFGLMIIGLLWIITFYISEGRLPVPAWGSWNIMAGFGIAIVGFLMTTRWRS; this is encoded by the coding sequence GTGCCCGAGTCAAAGTCACGCCGGAAGACTTCCAGCGGATCCCAGCCCGCATCCGCGTCACATGCAAACAAGCCCAATGCAGTCTGGTTCAAGCCCGTTATGTTCGGCCTGATGATCATCGGACTGCTGTGGATCATCACGTTCTATATCAGTGAAGGCCGTCTGCCCGTGCCGGCCTGGGGCTCATGGAATATCATGGCCGGTTTCGGGATCGCCATTGTCGGCTTCCTCATGACCACGCGCTGGCGCTCCTGA
- a CDS encoding serine/threonine-protein kinase has product MRPTTGITLGGRFQLTTRIAIGGMGEVWKAKDLVLGRIVAIKVLKEEYTGDPGFLQRFRAEARHTALLNHVGIANVFDYGEEEGSAYLVMELVPGQPLSSIIEHEQVLSPDRTLSMIAQTARALSVAHAQGLVHRDIKPGNLLITPDGRVKVTDFGIARLADQVPLTQTGQVMGTAQYLAPEQATGQVATGASDIYALGVIGYECLTGHRPFSGESQIAIALAQVNDAPPPLPESLPKPVRALLMSMLAKDPKNRPANAIKLSEAAEAIRNGDISAAHAAVPGMLLYEADTGPITAPVDVATAPTGVISQKDNSTTSTSALPVLGAAAAGAAGGAAAGAAAAGAADADGPATTAMTGAGSTLSRADALAAERSWVQEEETYDDEPADEPARRGRSPWTWPLVALILLVLFALVGFLLTQQGILFPAKEAATTSASSSPPSTSASPTRTSQSATPTPSQPSATPTPTVETVNIIPEAYLGKDYRTVQSQLSAMNLDVTIQPQVDATSAPDSVIALSRTGRVEVGTPVTITYAVAPAPVPTPTQTTPTPAPRPTAAQSPSAASTTLPTCNPGQVQGQPPTCAP; this is encoded by the coding sequence GTGAGGCCAACAACGGGAATCACCCTCGGCGGCAGATTCCAGCTGACCACGCGGATCGCGATCGGCGGGATGGGAGAGGTCTGGAAGGCCAAGGACCTTGTCCTGGGCCGGATCGTCGCCATCAAGGTGCTGAAAGAGGAATACACGGGCGATCCCGGCTTCCTCCAGCGTTTCCGCGCCGAGGCGCGCCACACTGCGCTGCTGAACCACGTGGGCATCGCCAACGTCTTTGACTACGGCGAGGAAGAGGGCTCGGCCTACCTTGTGATGGAGCTGGTCCCGGGCCAGCCGTTGAGCAGCATCATCGAACACGAACAGGTGCTGTCCCCGGACCGCACGCTGTCCATGATCGCCCAGACCGCCAGGGCACTGTCCGTGGCCCACGCGCAGGGCCTGGTGCACCGCGACATCAAGCCCGGGAACCTGCTGATTACCCCGGACGGCCGGGTCAAGGTGACGGACTTCGGCATCGCCCGCCTGGCTGACCAGGTGCCGCTGACACAGACCGGCCAGGTGATGGGGACCGCCCAGTATCTCGCCCCGGAGCAGGCCACCGGCCAGGTCGCCACCGGCGCCTCGGATATATACGCCCTGGGTGTGATCGGCTATGAGTGCCTCACCGGCCACCGCCCGTTCTCCGGCGAGTCCCAGATCGCGATCGCCCTGGCCCAGGTGAATGATGCACCGCCGCCGCTGCCCGAAAGCCTGCCGAAGCCGGTCCGGGCGCTCCTGATGTCCATGCTGGCCAAGGATCCCAAGAACCGTCCGGCCAACGCGATCAAGCTGTCCGAGGCTGCCGAAGCCATCCGCAACGGCGATATCAGCGCGGCCCACGCCGCGGTTCCGGGCATGCTGCTGTACGAGGCGGACACCGGGCCCATCACGGCGCCGGTGGACGTAGCCACGGCACCCACCGGTGTCATCAGCCAGAAGGACAACAGCACAACGTCGACGTCGGCCCTGCCTGTGCTCGGCGCCGCAGCTGCCGGAGCTGCCGGCGGTGCCGCGGCCGGTGCGGCGGCCGCGGGCGCAGCCGATGCCGACGGCCCTGCCACCACGGCGATGACCGGAGCCGGGAGCACGCTCTCGCGTGCAGATGCCCTGGCTGCCGAGCGGAGCTGGGTCCAGGAAGAAGAAACGTACGACGACGAGCCTGCGGATGAACCCGCCCGTCGGGGCCGCAGCCCCTGGACGTGGCCGCTGGTCGCCTTGATCCTGCTGGTCCTGTTCGCGCTGGTTGGGTTCCTGCTTACCCAGCAGGGAATTCTTTTCCCGGCCAAGGAGGCGGCCACCACCTCCGCGTCGAGCAGTCCGCCGTCCACGAGCGCGAGCCCCACCCGGACTTCGCAGTCGGCGACGCCCACGCCCAGCCAGCCCAGTGCCACGCCGACCCCCACCGTGGAGACGGTGAATATTATTCCCGAGGCATATCTCGGCAAGGACTACCGGACCGTGCAGTCGCAGCTCTCCGCCATGAACCTGGATGTCACCATCCAGCCGCAGGTGGATGCGACTTCCGCGCCGGACTCGGTCATTGCGCTGTCCCGGACGGGAAGGGTGGAAGTCGGGACCCCGGTGACCATCACCTACGCCGTCGCACCGGCGCCTGTCCCCACCCCGACGCAGACAACCCCAACCCCGGCGCCCCGCCCCACCGCAGCCCAGTCGCCGTCGGCCGCCTCCACCACCCTGCCCACCTGCAACCCGGGTCAGGTGCAGGGACAGCCTCCAACCTGCGCACCGTAG
- the pknB gene encoding Stk1 family PASTA domain-containing Ser/Thr kinase, whose amino-acid sequence MNDSPRTPLHREDNVPVDNQRVLSGRYELGGLIGRGGMADVHRGLDTRLGRTVAVKLLRPDMARDPQFRARFKREAQSVAALNHPSIVAIYDTGEHTVQDGSEDSVRVPYIVMEFVEGKTLRDLIRAKEVSVDQAIEFCLGVLSALEYSHKAGIVHRDIKPANVMVLEGSNSIKVMDFGIARAMADSAATMTQTQAVVGTAQYLSPEQARGETVDARSDLYSAACLLYEMLTGRPPFIGDSPVSVAYQHVREIHEPASSLNPEVSPALDSVLAKALQKNRDDRFQDAAAFRRALRAARAGVPVAALPASEAPTDPNDHVPTPMQSAATEAFSVTGASFLDDAPTGRFELADMHDDGTTVPVHASALGERLDEDELPLGLPPERERTARQKSRRRTWIATLIIFTLLVLAGGGLWLFQIMNQPPPPPPKVEIPAVTSMTESAALQELFGAKLRPKSHRIKHDTIPAGTAIGTDPVAGTSVDPNAEVVLNISDGPAAVKVPDNLPGQTEAAARDILRQTGLVGAPSTATANSATVPGGRVITTNPAPGQMVGVGSTVEIVISTGKVAMPELRGRTRAEAEATLKDLGLVPNVQEVENPEVEAGRVTDQSEPVNAAVDQGKTINVVVAKAPPPPPPPPAPSPTPTPSPSPTRTGRG is encoded by the coding sequence GTGAATGATTCGCCCCGTACCCCGCTGCACCGTGAGGACAATGTCCCGGTGGACAACCAACGTGTCCTGAGTGGACGCTACGAACTCGGCGGACTGATCGGCCGCGGGGGAATGGCGGACGTCCACCGGGGCCTGGATACCCGGCTCGGCCGGACGGTGGCAGTGAAACTGCTCCGCCCGGACATGGCCCGTGACCCACAGTTCCGCGCCCGGTTCAAGCGGGAAGCCCAGTCCGTGGCTGCCCTGAACCATCCCTCCATCGTCGCCATTTATGACACCGGCGAACACACCGTGCAGGACGGTTCAGAGGACAGCGTCCGGGTGCCGTACATCGTGATGGAGTTCGTGGAGGGCAAGACGCTCCGCGACCTGATCCGGGCCAAGGAAGTCAGCGTCGACCAGGCCATCGAATTCTGCCTCGGGGTCCTCTCCGCGCTCGAATACAGCCACAAGGCGGGCATCGTCCACCGGGACATCAAGCCGGCCAACGTGATGGTCCTGGAAGGGTCCAATTCCATTAAGGTCATGGACTTCGGGATTGCCCGGGCCATGGCTGATTCGGCCGCCACCATGACCCAGACGCAGGCTGTGGTGGGAACCGCCCAGTACCTCTCGCCGGAACAGGCCCGCGGCGAAACCGTTGACGCCCGCAGCGACCTCTACTCCGCGGCCTGCCTGCTCTACGAAATGCTCACCGGCCGGCCGCCCTTCATCGGTGACAGTCCGGTGTCGGTGGCTTACCAGCACGTCCGCGAGATCCACGAGCCGGCCAGCAGCCTGAATCCCGAGGTCTCACCGGCCCTGGACAGCGTCCTGGCCAAGGCCCTGCAGAAGAACCGGGATGACCGCTTCCAGGATGCCGCGGCGTTCCGTCGCGCCCTGCGCGCGGCCCGCGCCGGGGTGCCTGTTGCCGCGCTCCCGGCATCCGAGGCCCCCACCGATCCCAACGACCACGTCCCCACACCCATGCAATCGGCTGCCACCGAAGCGTTTTCCGTTACGGGGGCCAGTTTCCTCGACGACGCCCCGACCGGGCGCTTTGAGCTCGCGGACATGCACGACGACGGCACAACAGTTCCCGTCCACGCATCCGCCTTGGGTGAGCGGCTGGACGAGGACGAGCTGCCGTTGGGACTCCCGCCGGAACGCGAGCGAACCGCACGCCAGAAGTCCCGCCGTCGTACCTGGATCGCCACGCTCATCATATTCACGCTGCTGGTTTTGGCCGGCGGCGGTCTGTGGCTGTTCCAGATCATGAACCAGCCGCCTCCGCCGCCGCCCAAGGTGGAGATACCTGCCGTCACCTCCATGACGGAGTCCGCGGCGCTGCAGGAACTCTTCGGCGCCAAACTCCGCCCGAAGAGCCACCGCATCAAACACGACACCATCCCTGCCGGCACGGCGATTGGCACCGATCCCGTGGCCGGAACTTCGGTGGACCCCAATGCCGAAGTTGTTTTGAATATCTCTGACGGTCCCGCCGCTGTGAAGGTCCCAGACAACCTGCCCGGCCAGACCGAGGCCGCGGCCCGGGATATCCTGCGGCAGACGGGGCTGGTAGGCGCCCCGTCCACCGCCACGGCCAACAGCGCCACGGTACCGGGCGGCCGGGTTATCACCACCAACCCGGCGCCGGGCCAGATGGTGGGAGTGGGCAGCACAGTGGAGATTGTCATCTCCACCGGCAAGGTGGCCATGCCGGAGCTGCGCGGCCGCACCCGTGCAGAGGCGGAAGCCACCCTGAAGGACCTGGGCCTGGTGCCGAACGTCCAGGAGGTGGAGAACCCGGAAGTGGAAGCCGGCCGGGTGACGGACCAGAGCGAACCGGTGAACGCGGCCGTTGATCAGGGCAAAACCATCAACGTGGTGGTGGCCAAGGCTCCGCCGCCACCGCCGCCACCGCCCGCACCCTCGCCGACACCGACTCCCAGCCCCAGTCCCACCCGGACCGGCCGGGGCTAA